Part of the Thermoplasma sp. Kam2015 genome, GTTGACGTAATCTGCACCTGTTATGAAATTGTGCTTCTTTGCTATGAGATAGAGCCTCGGAGCGACGAAATAAAGAAATGGATAGGAGATGGCGCCATACACGGTTGCATAAAGTATCAGACCGCCTGCACTGAATGCTCCGCCGGGAATTGATATGAGCGAATATGCTGTGTATATATCTCCACCCATGAGGAACCAAACGATAACCGAACCAAAGCGCCTTCCACCTATGCTCCATTCGCTTATCTTGCTCAGATCCGCCTTTCTCCATCTTGCTCCAAGGAAGGAAACCACTATCACGGCAAGAACGATTAGAAAGAAGACGGTATAATCGAGCACAGTAAAGTTCATAGCCACGCCTCCCTATCAACGAACTTGTAAACTACGAAAGTTATGACCGGCTGAATGAATATCCAGATGAAGAGATAGAAATACAGAAATGGCCAGCCCCCGACGGTTGGATAGTATCTATTATACAGCGGAG contains:
- a CDS encoding DUF3311 domain-containing protein, with product MSLNYARRNRLILKLTLLMFIPWIALVFAAPLYNRYYPTVGGWPFLYFYLFIWIFIQPVITFVVYKFVDREAWL